The following is a genomic window from Chania multitudinisentens RB-25.
CAGCGGCCCGACGGACAAACCGGAATACACGCGTTTTGACATTGTGGTGACGGGCAAAGAAGCCAAAGACCTGGTGAAACGTTGCCGCAAAGCGGTGGCGGAGAACAAGAAGGTGCTGATGGGTTTTCGCCTGAGCAACCTGAACCACGACATTTTCACCCTGACCAAAGGTGATCATGCAGGTGAACAGCGTGTGTCGCTCAAGGCCCGTCTGATCAAGGTGGACTGGATAAAAGTCGGCACTGAGATGGTTTACCAGTCTGAGAAGACGACAGAATCGGCATCGACACCGGTCCCGGCTGAAGAGACACCCCAACCGGCTCAATCCTGGTCTGCCGATCAGTTCTGAATCGCCTTCTTTATTTCACCTTGTTTCACTTTGACACTTCCCCCGGGAGCACTTTCCCGGTGGGGCGTGCTCTCCAGACAATCTATGGAGTTCTATCATGGCATCACGCGGCGTCAACAAAGTCATTTTAGTGGGTAATCTGGGTCAGGATCCGGATGTACGGTATATGCCGAACGGGGGGGCGGTGGCAACCTTGTCACTGGCCACCTCGGAGTCCTGGCGTGACAAAGCCACCGGTGAGCAGAAAGAGTGCACCGAATGGCACCGGGTGGTCATCTTCGGCAAGCTGGCTGAAGTGGCGGGCGAATACTTGCGCAAAGGCTCTCAAATCTACATTGAGGGCCAGTTACGGACCCGGAAGTGGCAGGATCAGTCCGGTCAGGATCGTTACACCACCGAAGTCAATGTCGGGCAGAGTGGGACGATGCAGATGCTGGGTAGCCGGCCACAGAACAGCAGTGGTGCGGGAACGAACGCCCCGCAGGGCGGTTGGGGGCAACCTCAGCAGCCGACACACAGCGGGCAACCGCCACAGCAGTCTGCCGGCAATGAACCGCCGATGGATTTTGACGACGACATCCCGTTCGCTCCGCGGGGCCACGGTGTCGCACGACATTGTCTCTACGCGACGTCCTGAGGTGCTGTCTATGGCTGAAGGCTATCTGGCGTTGACACAGTGCGGTAAGACATTGCCGCTCCAGGTGCTCCGCAGTCGCAACGGATTTTATCTCGGCACGACGGAGGACGGCATGCCTTTTTCACGCGAGTCACAGGAATACTGGCGCTCGCGTGGTGAAGCAGACAAGGCTTTACTTGCGGGAACGTGGCATCAGCGACGGTTTTGATAGCCGGGTTGATTCTTCCTTTGCAATCTGTATTTTTTTCACCCCTGGCGCCGGTTTTACTGGCGCTTGTACAGCCGCTCACGAATGACAGATCTTATCCTGATTAATCCGGGCTCGCTGTTTTATTACCTTACTGTATTCACCCTGAAGGGAACCTGCCTTCAGGCGGGTTCTCTTTCTCATGTTGGAGAACCATGATGAAAACCACATTTCGCCCTGCACGTCTTCCTTTTTTGTCACACCTGATGCTGGCCTGGCATTTGAGACACCACTGGCAACTAAAACACGCATTCCCAGGCTGTTACTGGACTGTCCGCTGGGCTGGGCACCACATCATGGCAGCAGGGCGTGTCTGTTGGACTGAACTGATGCCTGCGCTGTACCTGATGTGCCGCTTACCCCTGAGAGTGTGCCAATACTGGCGTGCCCTGATGACGTTTGTGGCAAAACATACCCCTCGTCGCCATTCTCACGCGGTCTCAAACCGAGGGGGTGATACCGATGGGAGGTCTTGACGAAACCAGGCCCGGGCGATCGAGGCTCTGATCCCCGGGGTCTGATGCAATCCCTACTGCTTTAAAAGGCCGCCTGGCGGCCTGAACCCTTCTTTTTAAACCCAACAGGGGGCATGCCCCCCCTCGGGGAGGATGCCTGCCAGGAGTGTTCCCCATGTCTTTATCGTTAATCGATTTTTATATTGCCCACCGTTTTAGCGCCCTCGGGCTTGAGCTGGACAGCGAGGAAATCGACTGGTCGTTCTCCGACAGTCTGCGCGACTACGTGAATACCCGTATTCTTTTTCGTGCACCACGGTTGCTGTCGGTGTTGGCCCGGTTGCTGGAAACGCTGGCAGAAAAGCCGGGTAACCAGGAGAAATGCCGCAAAAGTGATCGTTATCTCCGGCTCTGGATCAGCGGTTTTGACGCGCTGTATCAACAGGAGCAGAATGCGGCATGCCTGCCGTTCACCCACCCGGCCAGCAGCGGGCGTTTTGATATGCTGATGCAACCCGAACCCCAGGCGCTATTGTCGCTGGACGAAGAGGTCTACCTGAAGGCCACGGGGCAGCACCGGTTACCGCCTGCCGAGCAACTCAGCCTGGAGGCCTTTGCCGCCACGGTGCCTTACTGGACGCGGTTTATGGACTACCTGGCCAAACAGATGGCCGATATTTGCCAGGCCTGTTTTGTGCGGCTCAGTGATTTTAGGCTGAAAAGTCATGTTGGATCCGATTGGGTTCGAACGTTCACCGTTCCATTGGGGCGTATTGAGGTGATTTGTCACTCCCAGGCGTTGGGCGACCTTGATGTGGATGAGTTCGACCCGGATTACCTGGCCTTGTACGTTGATCAGGTTGCTGACGGGCTGTTTACGCCCGTGATGCTGGAAGCCCGGGTGGTGTTCAACAACGGGGTGATACTGAAAACCTTTACTGCCGATATGGAAGTGGACAACGTGCAGGCCATCGTCAGCCGTGACTATGGCGACGTTGTCCGTGACGCCATCGTCTGGGTACGCGAGCAGTTTAACGCGGTACCGACCGCGAATGTTATCGCACTGCCCCAGACCAAACATTTGGAGACGCAGGCAGCCTGACGTGAAACCGATGCCTTTATGAAAACCCCATTCCTGTAACAGGGCGGGGTTTTTTATGTTGCAGGGAAGGACAGAAAATATTTTAAGCCTGGGTAGGATAAACACTTCCCCAGAAGGTTCTGCTGTATTTGCAAGGATTCTAACAGAACCCACCTTTACTTCTTTTCGGTAAAAATCGTAATTTTTTCCAATAGATAGGCAGACAAGACCGAGTAGTGGGGGACACATGAATGCCACACTGCCAGACAGAACTGGGCACGCTACCGTGTGCGCATATTGTTTTCATCAGGGAGGACGAGCATGTCATACCACGTACAGGACTGGATAAGGAACTTCGTTGAGGAGTGAACGATCCATTCTCCTATATTACAGCAGGTTATATCCGTAGGCTAGGTTGTTCCATACGCTGCGGGTGCTTCCAGTTTATGCCTTCCAGCAGCATGGAGAGCTGGGCGGGTGTCAGATGAACTTTTCCATCGCGGGTCACAGGCCTGACGAAGCGCCCACGCTCCAGCCGTTTGATGAACAGGCACAGGCCGTCAGCATCAGCCCACAGGACTTTAATCATGTCACCCCGGCGCCCACACTATTATGAACAAACAACCCAACCGGACTGAGTTATGCCGAACATAGTGGAAAAGTGAAAAACACCGTCTTCATGATGAATTACGCCTGATTGACACTAGTCACGGTAAAGTTGAATTATCCATCTTCGAAGAAAGTCAATCAGAGACCGCTTGGAAAACGGATCCCAAGTACAGAGAACGGAAAGGGTGATCCCGCTGTGGATACCCCCCGTTAGAGAAAGTGGGCACCCATCAGGTCGCATCACTAACGATCGCCAGCGTGGCTCACTGTTCGCTTATGTATTCTGGGGAATATGACTCTGTATACAAATTCAATCCCATGTATATTCCTTACACTCCAAACGGAATTCATTCATTAACTCTCTTGTAATAAAAGTTAAAGGTCGTTCAGAAGAATAGATCAGGCTAAACTCAGCATCCGGAATACTCTCTTTTACAGGGATGGTACAAAGGTATTGTGCGAAAAATGTTGAATGAAGAATTGGTCTAGCACTGATAGTAAGATAATCCTCCTTAATCGCCATTTGGAACGCTGCGGTGCCAGTCCCCCGCATGATCGATTTATGTTTATAATTTTGACCAAACATCATTAATTCGAATCGATTGTAGTGACCCATTGTGGTCACAGGCAAATACCAATCAGCATCTTGTAAATCCTCTAATGAGGTACAATCCGCTAATGGATGCCCTTTACGAGCACATACAGCATACGGTGCAGTGAATAATGATTCCTGCACCAAACCACTAAGATATTCTGACGGGATGTGTGCACCTATTGCAAAATCCAACTTGCCGCTTCGTAGTAATGGTAATAATTCGGATATTTGTCCCTCCATATTAGTAAAGTTTGATCTGGGATATTTCTTTTTAAATCTTTTTAGGACATTAGGGAGTATGGTTAAAATAGGTACTACTGATAATCCAACAACCACGGCTCCTGATGCAGATTGATTGAAGTGCTCAAGCTCATCCAAAGCACGCTCTAACTCATTGAATATCAACTCAAGGCGCGAATTAAATAATTGCCCCGCCTTAGTAGGTATAACACCGGCGCTACCTCTTGTCACCAATGCCGTATCTAATAGTTGCTCTAATTCTTGCAAACTGCGTGTGACCCCTGGTTGTGATTGAGCAAGTGCCTTGGCTGCAGCGCGAATGCTACCGTGTAGGATCACCGCCTGAAATGCTTGAAGTTGCTGTAGCTTTGGTAAGTATCTCATAATACCTCAACTAATTTACACCTATTACTGCCCCACTGCTTAACCTATTTTTAGCGTACTGCCTCGAACTTAGAATCAACGCAGTATTGAATTAAAATTTTTATCTTTATGGTGATACCTAATTAGCTCTATCAACATCATGTGATTTAAAAATTTTATGATGGCATGCCATCCGCCAGTGAGAGAGTTTTTCCTATATATCATCCAGTAAACGTTTTCATCCGCTCAATTGGCGTAAC
Proteins encoded in this region:
- a CDS encoding STY4534 family ICE replication protein; the encoded protein is MTASNAGFFNLHINGLGYLNNIRDIEGRNSGSMLCCTLNALSGPTDKPEYTRFDIVVTGKEAKDLVKRCRKAVAENKKVLMGFRLSNLNHDIFTLTKGDHAGEQRVSLKARLIKVDWIKVGTEMVYQSEKTTESASTPVPAEETPQPAQSWSADQF
- a CDS encoding single-stranded DNA-binding protein — encoded protein: MASRGVNKVILVGNLGQDPDVRYMPNGGAVATLSLATSESWRDKATGEQKECTEWHRVVIFGKLAEVAGEYLRKGSQIYIEGQLRTRKWQDQSGQDRYTTEVNVGQSGTMQMLGSRPQNSSGAGTNAPQGGWGQPQQPTHSGQPPQQSAGNEPPMDFDDDIPFAPRGHGVARHCLYATS
- a CDS encoding LysR substrate-binding domain-containing protein, giving the protein MRYLPKLQQLQAFQAVILHGSIRAAAKALAQSQPGVTRSLQELEQLLDTALVTRGSAGVIPTKAGQLFNSRLELIFNELERALDELEHFNQSASGAVVVGLSVVPILTILPNVLKRFKKKYPRSNFTNMEGQISELLPLLRSGKLDFAIGAHIPSEYLSGLVQESLFTAPYAVCARKGHPLADCTSLEDLQDADWYLPVTTMGHYNRFELMMFGQNYKHKSIMRGTGTAAFQMAIKEDYLTISARPILHSTFFAQYLCTIPVKESIPDAEFSLIYSSERPLTFITRELMNEFRLECKEYTWD